In Clostridium omnivorum, the DNA window GGAAAGGATACAGAAGAAGTATCTGAAACAACCTCTTCCTCTAATACAGTTACTAAAAGGGTAATTCAAAAGGGCCTAAAGCTGGCTATTTTTGATGTTACAAATGTGAATGACCCTAAAGTGATGTTTTCAACCACTATTGGAGATAATGGAACAGATTCCGCAGCATTGTATAACCATAAAGCCTTCCTGTTTTCTAAGGAACGTCAGCTTCTGGCTTTTCCTCTTTCGGTTAATGAATTTGATAATAAAGTCCCGAGAAATCCAAACGATCCTTATGGTACCCTAAAATTTGAAGGTGCTTATGTATACAAGGTAGACCTTGAAAATGGCTTTACTTTAAAGAGTAAAATATCTAATCAGTCTTACAGCAATAAGGATTTTAAAACGTTTACTATAGGCTTTGACTATAGTATACAGAGACTTCTTTATATAAATAACTCTTTATACTCTGTATCAAACAACAGAATAAGCGCCTACAATATGGCTGATTACAGCCAGGTTGGCAGCTTAAGTACTGAAGTCAAATAAAACTAAGGGAGCCGCAACACTAGCGTTCATTTGCGCTATTGCTGCGGCTCCAATTTATTATTGTTTTTTACCACATCTAGGGCAATAGTTGTCCTCAGCTTTCATCTCACAATAGCAATGCCTGCAGTTTTTCATTTCCTTAGCCCTAAGCTTTCTTTCTTTAAGTTCCTTTATATCCTTTTCTATATCCTCTATTTCCTTACACTTAGATATAAAATCCTTATCTACTTCCATTCCTTCTATATATCTTTTATATATCTTTTTACCAATCTTAGCATATAACTCGTAAGCCTTTTTTTCTTCTGAGGATATTTCCATATTTATTTTAGAAACTTCAATCAGCTCACCTGACTTTTTAGCAACATTCTCTGCTCCAACTTCCAAGTACTCAGACAATTTTGATAGACTATCTTTAAAAGGCATTATTACCATCCTTATATCATTGCTTTACTGTATTATATGCAAATACCACCCATAGGTTAAATAACAAATAAAGAATTTCTTATCTGTTATTACTAACCTAGGGTGGCGCTATTAATTAAATATCAAGTAAATTTTTCTTATAAGCTGTATAAAGCTCTCTTAATTTTTTCATGCTGTCATCAAGTTCTATTTGAAGATTTGAAACTTCTTCATAATTTAAGCTTTCTGAAGCTTCTTTTATTCTTGTAAATAAGCTCTTTCTTGCATAGCTGTCTTTCATTATATAATATCTAAGCTCATTTATAGCCATCCAATTGGAAACATCCAAATCTAATGCCTTTTCAATAGAATGAAGCAACTTAAAGCTTCTTATTTCATCACTGTAGTTTGCAATGATTCTATTGTTTATTTCAGTTAGCCATCTCTTAGTTGTAGCTAATCTAAAACCGTTTATGAGTCTTTCTTCAAATACATCACCATCTTTGAATATCTCTAGCTTTTCAGGATATTTATCAAAAGCAGTAAGATTTTCATAAACTGTAGCAGGAGCTTTTCCAAAATAAGCTATTCTTTCTTCCTCTGTAAAGTCTTCAAATACATCTTCTTCTGTTCTATAAGCTCTATCCTTCTCTAAATAAACTGCAGCTTCCCCTGGTTTCTTAGAAAGCTCAGCAAGAAGTTCATCCTCAGTTCTATTGTTAGTAATTGCATACTTTATACCATCAAGCATAGCCATATATAAAGTAGATATAACAAGGTAAGTATTAGAATGAGGATTTGGAGCTCTAAGTTCAAATCTAGTAGCAAATGGATTTTGTGTATCACGTATTAGTCCTATAAGTATAGTTCTGTTTCTTGATGGAACTTCCACTGTATGACCTAAAGAAGTAACTATACATATTGGTGCTTCAAAGCCTGGCTTTAATCTTCTTAGTGAATCATTAGTAGGAGATACAAATGGATTTATTACTTCGTAATTTTTTAATATTCCCATTACAGATGCATATCCTAAAGTACTCATAAAGTGCTTCTTTGTAGCTGTGAACAGATTTATTCTCTTTCCGTTTTTAAGCTTTAATGCCATACCTATATGAGTATGTTCCCCACTTCCTGCAACTCCTTCTATAGGCTTTGCAAGGAAGGTAACATCTAGTCCATTACTTCTAAAGGCTTCTTTCACAATGTTCTTAACTAAAAGCTCATTATCTGCAGCTTGAAGGGAAGTTGAGTATTTCCAATCTATTTCAAGTTGCTCCATTATGTGAGTAAGTCTTCCTGACTCCTCCATCTTAGCTCTTACTCCACCAACCTCTTTATGTCCCATTTCTGGTTCTAAGCCATAGCTTTCCATAAGCATAAGACTTTGCTCCATAGCAGTTCTAACATTACCTCTTGTTCTGGTCCAATATTGCTCTTGTAATACTTGAGAAGTTGAAAGTTCCTCTACATCTGCTTTATCATTTGGAGTTTTTACCCAGAATTCTAATTCTGTAGCTGAGGTTGGTATAACATCTTCTATATCATCATAGTTGATGCCAAAAGTGGATAGCGATTGTGGGAAGTTCTTGAATAGGTCAAGAAGAGTAGTTTTGAAGTGATTAATGGAGTTCTTTAATATATATCTTGAGTCAACTGGTCTTCCATCGTGATACAGGAAGCATGGTATTCTAAGAGTTCCGACAGGTCGTCCTGTTTCTACATCTATGTGTTCAAAATTGTAGTCTACAAACCAATTAACATCTAAGTCAGCTAACATATCAATTTTTGCATTATTCAGGGATGCGATACCAGGGAGTACAACAGAAGAACCGTCTGTTTGAACTGCAGCTCCATTTAGAAATGTGTCAATATCTTCGAGGAATAGCTTTACAGGTATTTTTTCGTCTGTGTCATTTCCTGCTAGGTCAATACCTACTAATGAGATAAACTTAATTTCTGGATGAGTTTCAAGAATACTTTTCAAACCCAATTCCGTGTGGTTTTCTTTGGGAATAATATAGATTAAATCCTTTGTCATAACCTGACCTCCTAAACTTTATATATTCATATTTTTACATGCATTTTTTAAAAATTATAGACTCAATTTTATTACACAAAATAGCTGGTGTCAATACAAAATTGAAAGTTTACAAAACCAATATTTCATTCGAAAGATTTTTTCAACGAATAATTTCTATCAAAATATTGAATAATCAATAAATATGAAATTTGTAAAAGTATATTTTCATTACACAAATGCAATGTTATGGAGTATAATAGAGTATGAAATAGCTATGTAATGAGAGATAAACGACATAAAATATAGTATGCATATTTTTTTATATTGGATACATAAAATTAATAAGTACTATCAAAGGGGGTGAATACTGCTTTGAAGCATTTACCGTATCAAGCTTCAAGAGCAGTGAATAAGTGGATGAAAGAAAGAAAGCTATAGGTTTTTTTGATTCAGGAATAGGCGGATTAAGTGTTTTAAAAGAAGCAATTAGACTTCTTCCCAGTGAAGATTTTATATATTTTGGAGATTCTATAAATGCTCCTTATGGTACTAGACCCGTTGATGAGGTAAAGGAATTAACCTTTAAAGCTGTGGATTTTCTTATAGCAAAAGGTGTAAAGGCCATAGTTATAGCCTGCAACACTGCTACTAGTGCTGCAATAGATGACTTAAGATCCAAATACAGCCCTATGTCTATTATAGGCATCGAACCTGCTGTTAAACCTGCCGTTGAGCTAAGAAAGCCAGGAAAAATATTAATAATGGCTACACCTATGACCCTAGCTGAAGCAAAGTTTAACACTCTTCTTAAAAGCTATGAATCCGAGGCTGATATAGTGCCCGTGCCTTGCGCAGGTCTCGCAGAAATTGTAGAAGAGGGAAATTTATCTGGCGAGGTTGTTAATTGCTACTTAAAGGATAAATTGGCACCCTTTATAAATGAGCCCATAAGCTCTGTGGTACTTGGCTGTACTCATTATCCTTTTGTAAAAGGTGAGATTGTAAGCATTTTAAAAGAAGACATTACAATTATTGATGGGAGCCTCGGAACTGCTAAACAGTTAAAACGTAAACTCGCTTCTTCTAGATTACTAAACGAAGCTGCTCATAAGGGTACTGTAACAATAATAAATTCTTTAAATTCTGAAGATATATTAAAATTAAGCTATAAGCTTTTAACATAGTTGTTGAATCTAATTATTCAACAACTTTTGCAAAAATGTTTGTTAAATACTTGACAATCTTATTTAAATCTGTTATAGTATAGCTATAAGATGTTCAAACACATCAATATACATAAAAAATATACTAAAATGAAGATATTAGTTGTTAAAGATATATTAGGAAGTTGTTATACCACAGAAAATGCTATTCATTTTAAGCGCAGTCATAAGAAAAGCAATGTAAGGCGGTAACCCAATGAATTTATTAACTTCCAATTACTTAAAACTTTCTTCCTGTATAAGCAATTTAAGAATATAATAAATTGCTATGGAAAACAGTATTCTTTTACGCACATACATGTTAAATTTATATCAAACTTTAACAATTATATTGAAGTAATTTTAGTAACATCCCTAAAGCCCAGCAGCCCCCTGCTGGGCTTTAGTTTTTTTGTTTATTATTGCAATTTTGTGCTGAAGTACTAAAGAACATAGCCAAAAGGATTAAGGGAAGTATATAATTAGAATGTAATTAATAAATAACTCAAGGAGGTATATGAGGTGCATTCAATTACAGTTAATCTTACCTCTAATAATTATCCCATATACATAGATAGCGGTCTTTTAGAACATATTGGAGATCAAATAAAAAAAATATACAAAGGTAAAAAAATTGCTATTATCACCGATTCAAACGTAGATAAACTATATGGAAATATACTAGAAACAAGTCTTAGCAAAGAAAACTTCATAATAAAAAAAGTAGTCATTGCACCAGGTGAAAAGAGCAAATCCTTTGATACCCTTAAGTATGTAAGCGAAGAAATTTTAGGATTTGAAATCACAAGGGGAGATTTAATTCTCACTGTTGGTGGTGGAGTTGTAGGAGATTTAGGCGGCTTTGCTGCTTCTATTTTACTTCGTGGTATTTCTTTTATTCAAATTCCTACAACGCTGCTAGCACAAATAGATAGTAGTGTAGGCGGAAAAGTAGCAATTAATTCTGCTAAGGGAAAAAATTTAATAGGAAGCTTTTATCAACCAAAAGCTGTTTTTATAGATCCCTCCTTATTAAAAACTCTCAGCGAAAGACAATTTAATGATGGCTTAGGTGAAGTCATAAAATACGGTGCTATTAAAGATGAAAATTTATTTAGCAATCTTTTGCAATACGAATCTAAAGAAGACTTACTCAAAAATATAGATGAGATAATTTACACTTGCTGCAATATAAAAGCCCGAATTGTAGAGCAGGATGAAAAGGATCTTGGAGAAAGAATGCTTTTGAACTTTGGCCACACAATAGGTCACGGAATAGAAAAACAGTTTAATTACGAAACTTTTACCCATGGAGAGTCGGTTTCCATAGGAATGTGTATAATAACCAAAAACAGCGAGCGCCTTGGAATTACTGAAAAAGGCACTTCAGAGCTTTTAGAAAAGCTAGTAAAAAAGTACAATTTACCCTGCACTGTGCCTGACATGAATATGGAACAAATGCTAAAGGCTATTAAACTAGACAAAAAGAATATAAATGATGCACTGAATATTATTTTAATAAAAAAAATAGGCTGTGGCTTTATAAAAAATATAGCTGCCAGTGATATTAAAAAATATATTCAATGCTTATAGATATTGAGGTGGTTTGCTTGAACTTTATGAAAATTTATCCATCCACTTTACAAGGCAAAATAAATATTCCTGCTTCTAAAAGCCTCTGTCATAGAGCAATTATTGCAGC includes these proteins:
- a CDS encoding zinc ribbon domain-containing protein encodes the protein MPFKDSLSKLSEYLEVGAENVAKKSGELIEVSKINMEISSEEKKAYELYAKIGKKIYKRYIEGMEVDKDFISKCKEIEDIEKDIKELKERKLRAKEMKNCRHCYCEMKAEDNYCPRCGKKQ
- a CDS encoding glutamine synthetase, with translation MTKDLIYIIPKENHTELGLKSILETHPEIKFISLVGIDLAGNDTDEKIPVKLFLEDIDTFLNGAAVQTDGSSVVLPGIASLNNAKIDMLADLDVNWFVDYNFEHIDVETGRPVGTLRIPCFLYHDGRPVDSRYILKNSINHFKTTLLDLFKNFPQSLSTFGINYDDIEDVIPTSATELEFWVKTPNDKADVEELSTSQVLQEQYWTRTRGNVRTAMEQSLMLMESYGLEPEMGHKEVGGVRAKMEESGRLTHIMEQLEIDWKYSTSLQAADNELLVKNIVKEAFRSNGLDVTFLAKPIEGVAGSGEHTHIGMALKLKNGKRINLFTATKKHFMSTLGYASVMGILKNYEVINPFVSPTNDSLRRLKPGFEAPICIVTSLGHTVEVPSRNRTILIGLIRDTQNPFATRFELRAPNPHSNTYLVISTLYMAMLDGIKYAITNNRTEDELLAELSKKPGEAAVYLEKDRAYRTEEDVFEDFTEEERIAYFGKAPATVYENLTAFDKYPEKLEIFKDGDVFEERLINGFRLATTKRWLTEINNRIIANYSDEIRSFKLLHSIEKALDLDVSNWMAINELRYYIMKDSYARKSLFTRIKEASESLNYEEVSNLQIELDDSMKKLRELYTAYKKNLLDI
- the murI gene encoding glutamate racemase, coding for MDERKKAIGFFDSGIGGLSVLKEAIRLLPSEDFIYFGDSINAPYGTRPVDEVKELTFKAVDFLIAKGVKAIVIACNTATSAAIDDLRSKYSPMSIIGIEPAVKPAVELRKPGKILIMATPMTLAEAKFNTLLKSYESEADIVPVPCAGLAEIVEEGNLSGEVVNCYLKDKLAPFINEPISSVVLGCTHYPFVKGEIVSILKEDITIIDGSLGTAKQLKRKLASSRLLNEAAHKGTVTIINSLNSEDILKLSYKLLT
- the aroB gene encoding 3-dehydroquinate synthase; translated protein: MHSITVNLTSNNYPIYIDSGLLEHIGDQIKKIYKGKKIAIITDSNVDKLYGNILETSLSKENFIIKKVVIAPGEKSKSFDTLKYVSEEILGFEITRGDLILTVGGGVVGDLGGFAASILLRGISFIQIPTTLLAQIDSSVGGKVAINSAKGKNLIGSFYQPKAVFIDPSLLKTLSERQFNDGLGEVIKYGAIKDENLFSNLLQYESKEDLLKNIDEIIYTCCNIKARIVEQDEKDLGERMLLNFGHTIGHGIEKQFNYETFTHGESVSIGMCIITKNSERLGITEKGTSELLEKLVKKYNLPCTVPDMNMEQMLKAIKLDKKNINDALNIILIKKIGCGFIKNIAASDIKKYIQCL